A window from Mycolicibacterium tokaiense encodes these proteins:
- a CDS encoding SDR family oxidoreductase, with the protein MRVLITGGSGFIGRVVVADLLRNGHEVLGLARSRQAAEALEELGAQTVSGSIEDLGVLSSAAGQVDAVVHLAFRHDVALAGNFGHAVASDLAAIDALARGLPPAGALTIAGAALGLQAENGSPATETSRPNALGLKRQPPTDAILDLAHRGIRSSVVRLAPTVHGVGDAMFMPTMIRIAREKAFSGYPGDGTARWSAVHVEDAANLFRLAVEKAPPGSILHAVAEEGVRVRDIADAIGRRLGVPARPVADDEVENHFGFLGTLLATDGPVSSARTREITGWQPHRNGLLEELNRDHYFVHD; encoded by the coding sequence GTGCGAGTTCTCATTACTGGTGGTTCCGGATTCATCGGTCGGGTCGTTGTAGCCGACTTGCTGAGGAATGGGCATGAAGTGCTCGGGCTTGCGCGTTCGCGTCAGGCCGCCGAAGCATTGGAGGAGTTGGGCGCTCAAACCGTAAGTGGGTCGATCGAGGATCTCGGTGTATTGTCATCGGCTGCAGGACAAGTCGATGCTGTTGTGCACCTTGCGTTTCGTCATGATGTGGCACTTGCAGGCAATTTTGGACACGCGGTGGCTTCGGATTTGGCGGCCATCGATGCCCTCGCCCGAGGTTTGCCCCCTGCAGGGGCGTTGACGATTGCCGGGGCCGCTCTGGGGTTGCAGGCTGAGAACGGTTCGCCCGCAACCGAAACGTCGCGCCCCAACGCCTTGGGGCTCAAGCGTCAACCGCCCACTGACGCGATCCTCGACCTCGCCCACCGAGGTATCCGGTCATCTGTGGTGCGGCTTGCCCCGACCGTCCATGGCGTGGGAGACGCGATGTTCATGCCCACCATGATTCGGATCGCTCGGGAGAAAGCGTTCTCGGGGTATCCGGGCGATGGAACTGCACGCTGGTCAGCAGTGCACGTCGAAGATGCCGCAAACTTGTTTCGCCTTGCAGTCGAAAAGGCACCTCCTGGCTCGATTCTGCATGCGGTCGCCGAGGAAGGCGTCCGCGTCCGCGATATCGCGGACGCGATCGGTCGCCGGCTCGGCGTGCCCGCTCGTCCTGTCGCCGACGACGAGGTAGAAAACCACTTTGGGTTCCTTGGCACACTTCTGGCGACAGACGGCCCTGTCTCGAGCGCTCGAACACGGGAGATCACTGGCTGGCAACCGCACAGGAACGGGCTACTCGAAGAGCTCAATCGCGATCACTACTTCGTTCACGACTAG
- a CDS encoding TetR/AcrR family transcriptional regulator, which produces MAESNVRRRVNGRSARVRQSVIESTLELIREGGIDQLTVAQVASRSGVHETSIYRRWGSREKLLVEAILDLSESDLPVPDSGSFREDLTILATELCRYLSTPLGLAVAQLLSWPVKDLAVAEMQGGVWRERTAAAAVVVKRAIDRGEVPENTDPRLVIELLVAPIHWRALVLKEELGPDLAVTLAKAVFDGVRCSRP; this is translated from the coding sequence GTGGCGGAATCCAATGTTCGACGCCGGGTGAATGGCCGCTCAGCACGAGTGCGTCAGTCCGTAATCGAGTCCACGCTCGAGCTCATTCGGGAAGGCGGGATCGATCAGCTCACTGTCGCGCAGGTGGCGTCGCGATCCGGTGTGCACGAAACGTCGATCTATCGCCGTTGGGGAAGTCGCGAAAAGCTCCTCGTCGAAGCCATTCTCGACCTGAGTGAATCAGATCTGCCGGTTCCCGACTCCGGCTCGTTCCGCGAGGATCTGACTATCCTGGCGACGGAGTTGTGTCGTTATCTGTCAACCCCTCTGGGGCTGGCAGTCGCGCAGTTGCTGTCGTGGCCTGTGAAAGATCTTGCGGTGGCAGAGATGCAAGGTGGGGTGTGGCGCGAACGTACCGCCGCGGCTGCCGTGGTTGTGAAACGGGCTATCGATCGCGGAGAAGTACCTGAGAACACAGATCCCAGATTGGTGATCGAATTACTGGTAGCGCCGATTCATTGGCGGGCTTTGGTGTTGAAGGAGGAACTCGGACCGGACCTGGCTGTCACGCTGGCGAAGGCGGTCTTCGACGGAGTGCGGTGTAGTCGTCCTTGA
- a CDS encoding SDR family NAD(P)-dependent oxidoreductase — MDLGITDRVALVTGASSGIGEACAVALAVEGCLVVGTDISKDGLERLEARDPRRFRSVVADLADPEGPARAVARTVEHFGGIDILVCAGGVFGTARGGVFTAEAGSAASEISPDDWNHTLNVNLRGSFLAAQAAIPIMAKKHWGRVILISSVSGQMGGFGAGADYAASKAALGGMARSMALTAGPSGITVNCVNPGMIESPMLLNNHDTSSTDRVAGQAAMRRLGQREEVAAMVTVLASEQAAYVTGTHLDINGGYYFG; from the coding sequence ATGGACTTGGGCATCACTGATCGCGTCGCACTTGTCACGGGTGCCTCCAGTGGTATCGGCGAGGCCTGCGCTGTGGCGCTCGCCGTCGAGGGTTGCTTGGTGGTCGGCACCGACATCTCCAAGGATGGCCTCGAACGCCTGGAAGCCCGCGATCCCCGTCGGTTCAGGTCCGTGGTCGCCGACCTGGCCGACCCGGAAGGACCCGCCCGCGCGGTGGCTCGTACCGTGGAGCACTTCGGCGGAATCGACATCTTGGTCTGTGCCGGAGGGGTTTTCGGCACAGCGCGTGGCGGTGTCTTCACCGCCGAGGCAGGATCGGCCGCCAGCGAGATCTCCCCGGACGACTGGAATCACACCTTGAACGTGAACCTCCGCGGGTCCTTTCTTGCTGCTCAGGCGGCGATTCCGATCATGGCGAAGAAGCACTGGGGTCGGGTAATCCTGATCAGCTCGGTTTCCGGACAGATGGGTGGCTTCGGGGCGGGCGCCGATTACGCAGCATCCAAGGCTGCACTCGGTGGGATGGCACGGTCCATGGCACTCACCGCCGGCCCGTCCGGAATCACCGTCAACTGCGTCAATCCGGGGATGATCGAATCCCCGATGCTGCTGAACAATCACGACACCAGCAGCACCGACAGGGTGGCTGGTCAAGCGGCGATGCGACGGCTCGGTCAACGCGAGGAAGTCGCCGCGATGGTCACCGTGCTGGCGTCGGAACAGGCCGCCTACGTCACCGGAACGCATCTAGATATCAACGGAGGGTACTACTTTGGCTAG
- a CDS encoding SMP-30/gluconolactonase/LRE family protein, producing the protein MASLTNPLDGFSITRADFDYVGDDLHRPECVLAEPDGTLWSADARGGVMRIAVDGTQELIAQTPAGPADAANRDAGARLVDGTLPNGLAFDRDGNFLISNFGTDRLEHMTRDGRTTPIAETLDDLPIGKVNFVCRDSRDRVWVTVSTKAHDWRRQMTPDVEDGQLLLYTQGSLRVVADGLRFANECKLDAAEEYIYVVQTCGRNILRFRVHEDGTLSDREIYGPADHGRFIDGIAFDQFGNLWGTYIFTDGIFAITPERDVRILFEDSTPEEIHSFDLRFRAGTVDMDLLLSMGGPVATWCASITFGGRDLEDVYVGSLRQTRLPHFRSPVAGLPLVHWSEMADR; encoded by the coding sequence TTGGCTAGTCTGACCAACCCCCTAGATGGCTTCTCCATCACCCGGGCCGACTTCGATTACGTCGGCGACGATCTCCATCGGCCCGAGTGCGTGCTCGCCGAACCCGACGGCACGCTGTGGTCGGCAGATGCCCGAGGAGGTGTCATGCGGATAGCGGTGGACGGCACCCAAGAGCTGATCGCGCAAACCCCCGCCGGGCCTGCCGATGCCGCGAACCGAGATGCCGGAGCTCGGCTGGTCGACGGCACACTACCCAACGGTCTCGCCTTCGATCGCGACGGCAATTTCCTAATCTCCAACTTTGGCACCGATCGGCTGGAACACATGACGCGCGACGGCAGGACCACGCCCATCGCCGAGACGCTCGACGACTTACCGATCGGAAAGGTTAACTTCGTCTGCCGAGACAGCCGCGACCGCGTGTGGGTCACGGTGTCCACCAAAGCGCACGACTGGCGCCGCCAGATGACACCTGACGTCGAAGACGGACAGCTCCTGCTCTACACCCAGGGGAGCCTGCGCGTCGTCGCGGACGGCCTCCGCTTCGCCAACGAATGCAAGCTCGACGCAGCCGAGGAGTACATCTACGTCGTCCAGACCTGTGGGCGCAACATTCTGAGGTTCCGTGTCCACGAGGACGGCACCCTCTCAGATCGCGAGATCTACGGACCCGCTGACCACGGACGATTCATCGACGGCATCGCGTTCGACCAATTTGGGAACCTCTGGGGCACCTATATTTTCACCGACGGGATCTTCGCGATCACGCCCGAGCGTGACGTCCGCATTCTCTTCGAGGACTCGACCCCGGAGGAGATACACAGCTTCGATCTCCGCTTCCGCGCTGGCACTGTCGACATGGATCTGCTGCTCTCGATGGGCGGACCGGTGGCGACGTGGTGCGCATCGATCACTTTCGGCGGTCGAGACCTCGAAGACGTCTACGTCGGCAGCCTGCGGCAGACGCGCCTTCCCCACTTCCGCTCTCCCGTTGCGGGGCTCCCACTGGTGCACTGGTCCGAGATGGCAGACAGGTAG
- a CDS encoding fumarylacetoacetate hydrolase family protein: MGLLRDGALYALPPPETLIDVIADGDAGQAAAAQRAIREPFHVAELGDAELLAPIPRPPSVRDFMAFENHYVTSMAALGVPTHPLYYQQPVFYFSNPAAIQGPAEDVRMAPGSTAFDYELEVAAVIGRPGSNISPAEAQDHIAGYTILSDWSARDVQEAEMSFQIGPAKGKDTATSLGPYLVSKDELAPYATERGFDLAMTASVNGVQYSSGNWSSLYWSFADLIAYASRGTTLVPGDVVGAGTVGTGCIIELSRVHGAERYPYLVENDVVELTIAELGSITATVTAAQELIPLSRTSRSADGR, translated from the coding sequence GTGGGTCTGCTCCGAGACGGGGCGCTGTACGCGCTCCCGCCGCCGGAAACACTCATCGACGTCATCGCCGACGGCGACGCCGGTCAGGCCGCCGCCGCACAACGCGCGATACGCGAGCCGTTCCACGTGGCCGAACTCGGCGACGCTGAACTGTTGGCGCCGATCCCGCGCCCACCGTCGGTGCGGGACTTCATGGCCTTCGAGAACCACTACGTGACGTCGATGGCAGCGCTCGGTGTGCCGACACACCCGCTGTACTACCAGCAACCGGTCTTCTACTTCAGCAACCCTGCCGCCATCCAGGGTCCCGCCGAAGACGTCCGAATGGCCCCCGGCAGCACGGCTTTCGACTACGAGCTCGAGGTCGCCGCGGTGATCGGTCGCCCCGGAAGCAATATCAGCCCCGCCGAGGCGCAGGACCATATCGCCGGTTACACCATCCTGTCGGATTGGAGCGCCCGTGATGTCCAGGAAGCCGAGATGAGCTTCCAGATCGGACCCGCGAAAGGCAAGGACACCGCTACCAGCCTGGGACCGTATCTGGTGTCCAAGGACGAACTGGCGCCGTACGCGACCGAGCGAGGGTTCGACCTGGCGATGACGGCGAGTGTGAACGGGGTGCAGTACAGCAGTGGTAACTGGTCGTCGCTGTATTGGTCGTTCGCGGATCTGATCGCCTATGCCTCCCGCGGCACCACCCTGGTGCCAGGCGATGTCGTCGGGGCCGGGACGGTCGGGACGGGGTGCATCATCGAGCTGTCGCGGGTGCACGGGGCCGAGCGGTATCCGTATCTGGTCGAAAACGATGTCGTCGAGTTGACGATTGCCGAACTCGGTTCCATCACAGCGACAGTGACTGCCGCGCAGGAGCTCATCCCCCTCAGCCGCACCAGTCGTTCAGCAGACGGGCGCTGA
- a CDS encoding quinone oxidoreductase family protein, whose product MEAIVMERFGAADVLRPAAAPFPQSRPGWTTVRLHAAALNWHDTLVRRGLYGSPLPHVPGADGAGTTLAGEQVVVLPALFWGSREAAPAPGWELLGDARPGTYAQYVSVPDECLAPRPAGFSWVEAAALALVGGTVFRALVTRAQLVAGESVLILGAGGGIGPGATALAKAIGALPFVTSSSREKIAAAQSHGAVDGVRYTDEDWIDQARAMSPSRDGYDVVLDGIGTWAQSLKTLRPGGRLVVLGASQSEQSTLAARTFFFGQYSLLGTTIGSPTDFRSLFRLVTEGLLGAPPMDSTFALTEAAAAHERLESGRAYGKIALEIN is encoded by the coding sequence ATGGAGGCCATTGTGATGGAGCGTTTCGGTGCTGCAGACGTCCTGCGTCCCGCAGCGGCGCCGTTTCCCCAGAGCCGGCCGGGCTGGACCACCGTGCGCCTGCACGCCGCCGCGCTGAACTGGCACGACACTCTGGTGCGCCGTGGGCTCTACGGCTCGCCGCTGCCGCACGTGCCCGGCGCCGATGGCGCCGGTACCACTCTCGCCGGAGAGCAGGTCGTTGTTCTGCCCGCGCTGTTCTGGGGCTCGCGGGAGGCGGCACCCGCACCCGGCTGGGAGCTTCTCGGAGACGCCCGCCCTGGTACCTACGCCCAGTATGTGTCGGTACCAGACGAGTGCCTTGCACCTAGGCCCGCCGGCTTCTCGTGGGTGGAGGCAGCAGCCCTGGCCCTGGTCGGCGGCACCGTCTTTCGGGCACTGGTGACGCGTGCTCAGCTGGTGGCAGGCGAATCCGTGCTGATTCTCGGCGCCGGCGGCGGCATCGGACCCGGCGCCACGGCGCTGGCGAAAGCGATCGGCGCGCTACCCTTCGTCACCTCCTCCAGCCGAGAAAAGATCGCGGCTGCGCAGTCGCACGGGGCAGTCGACGGGGTGCGCTACACCGACGAGGACTGGATTGATCAGGCGCGGGCGATGAGCCCGTCGCGCGACGGCTACGACGTGGTGCTCGACGGCATCGGTACGTGGGCGCAGTCGCTGAAGACACTTCGCCCCGGCGGACGACTGGTGGTGCTCGGCGCCTCGCAGTCCGAACAGTCGACGCTGGCTGCGCGAACCTTCTTCTTCGGCCAGTATTCGTTACTCGGTACGACAATCGGCAGTCCCACCGACTTTCGGAGCTTGTTTCGTCTCGTCACCGAGGGACTACTCGGCGCTCCCCCCATGGATTCGACCTTCGCCCTGACGGAGGCCGCCGCCGCCCACGAGCGGCTGGAGAGCGGCCGCGCCTACGGGAAGATCGCACTCGAAATCAACTGA
- a CDS encoding alpha/beta hydrolase: MTYKWSLSPEVIWPARYAQMVNFGLPAADVESVRESVLDMWSDGPGGWVTEWSKLGARYADDGNPTLAALAYGYAKFPVLADDARRTALQHQIHQYVLAAPSFPVDFERRVLDIPYQGSTTAVAVHIFSAPDLPADTPVILASGGADGHKIDIHHMFMGFAQGTKARIVAFDIPGTGESEIAMTPESREVIDGLVSFCRSLGNGRVVHFGLSMGGYFAAYSGLSGLVDAAVNCGGPVEAAFAPGKTWAEGAIGIIGNLFGFDREPTPQELAHQVGPHSLRPLLDKDDNCKMLVINGTADALVPIEDSLVFSGRRDTLVVMADGETHCVVTKWDDTIALITGWLAREVT, translated from the coding sequence ATGACGTACAAGTGGTCACTGTCACCGGAGGTCATCTGGCCTGCCCGGTACGCACAGATGGTGAATTTCGGGTTGCCTGCCGCAGATGTCGAGTCGGTGCGCGAGTCGGTTTTGGATATGTGGTCGGACGGGCCCGGTGGCTGGGTCACCGAATGGTCGAAACTGGGCGCGCGATATGCCGACGACGGAAACCCGACCCTGGCAGCTTTGGCTTACGGATACGCCAAATTCCCCGTGCTCGCCGACGATGCCCGACGCACCGCGCTACAGCACCAGATCCACCAGTACGTGCTTGCGGCACCCTCGTTCCCGGTGGATTTCGAACGCCGTGTGCTCGACATCCCCTATCAGGGTTCGACTACTGCTGTTGCAGTGCACATCTTCTCGGCCCCGGACCTGCCGGCCGATACGCCGGTCATTCTCGCCAGCGGCGGAGCGGACGGCCACAAGATCGACATCCACCACATGTTCATGGGATTCGCGCAGGGAACCAAGGCCCGTATCGTGGCCTTCGACATTCCCGGTACCGGCGAGTCCGAGATCGCGATGACCCCCGAGAGTCGGGAGGTCATCGATGGGCTGGTCAGCTTCTGCCGGTCACTCGGCAACGGACGGGTGGTGCACTTCGGACTGTCGATGGGCGGGTATTTCGCAGCCTACTCGGGGCTGTCCGGACTTGTGGACGCCGCGGTCAACTGCGGGGGCCCCGTCGAGGCAGCCTTCGCGCCAGGCAAGACCTGGGCAGAAGGCGCCATCGGCATCATCGGAAATCTCTTCGGCTTCGATCGCGAACCCACACCGCAGGAGCTGGCCCACCAGGTCGGACCCCACTCCCTGCGGCCACTGCTCGACAAAGACGACAACTGCAAGATGCTCGTCATCAACGGCACCGCCGACGCACTGGTACCGATCGAAGACAGTCTTGTCTTCTCCGGACGCCGCGACACCCTGGTGGTGATGGCCGACGGCGAAACGCACTGCGTGGTCACCAAATGGGATGACACGATCGCACTGATCACCGGCTGGCTGGCCCGCGAAGTCACCTAA
- the dnaB gene encoding replicative DNA helicase: protein MAVVDDLGHSERDAPPPSEDFGRQPPQDMAAEQSVLGGMLLSKDAIADVLERLRPNDFYRPAHQNVYDAILDLYGRGEPADPVTVAAELDRRGLLKRIGGAPYIHTLISTVPTAANAGYYADIVAEKALLRRLVEAGTRVVQYGYAGAEGADVADVVDRAQAEIYEVVERRSSDDFVALEHLLQPTMDEIDAIASNGGLARGVPTGFTELDEVTNGLHAGQMCIVAARPGVGKALALDTPLPTPTGWTTMGEVAVGDELVGPDGLPTRVVAATEVMLGRPCYEVEFSDGTVIVADGEHQWLTDTRASRKSAQAAAAGYNRSRNQRTLAAVRTTEEIARTVRCATADRRLNHSVTNTKAIRLPAQDLLVPPYTLGAWLGDGTTAAAQLTCADPEIIMQIEAEGIEVSRSAQAALQARLRTVGVLGNNHIPVAYLRGSEAQRRRLLAGLLDTDGTVTAGGSVQFSVTDQRLAMDVRELVVSLGYRVHVSTKRVHGRRETSSTAYTLTFATDDTVFGLPRKALLHKERRASASEVRSGSRFICDVRRIESVPVRCVEVSNESHMYLAGESMVPTHNSTLGLDFMRSCSIKHRMASVIFSLEMSKSEIVMRLLSAEAKIKLGDMRSGRMTDDDWTRLARRMSEISEAPLYIDDSPNLTMMEIRAKARRLHQKADLRLIVVDYLQLMSSGKKIESRQQEVSEFSRNLKLMAKELEVPVIAISQLNRGPEQRTDKRPQVSDLRESGSLEQDADMVILLHRPDAFDRDDPRGGEADIILGKHRNGPTKTITVAHQLHFSRFTNMAHGG from the coding sequence ATGGCCGTTGTGGATGATCTCGGGCACTCCGAACGCGATGCACCCCCACCAAGTGAAGACTTCGGTCGTCAGCCTCCGCAGGACATGGCGGCTGAGCAGTCCGTGCTCGGTGGGATGCTGCTGAGCAAGGACGCCATCGCCGATGTGCTCGAACGACTCCGGCCCAACGACTTCTACCGCCCGGCGCACCAGAACGTCTACGACGCGATCCTGGACCTGTATGGCCGCGGCGAGCCGGCTGACCCGGTCACGGTGGCCGCCGAGCTGGATCGCCGCGGGCTGCTCAAACGTATCGGTGGGGCCCCCTACATCCACACCCTGATTTCCACGGTGCCCACCGCGGCCAACGCCGGCTACTACGCCGACATCGTGGCCGAGAAGGCGCTGCTGCGACGTCTGGTGGAGGCCGGGACCCGGGTGGTGCAGTACGGCTATGCCGGTGCCGAGGGCGCCGACGTGGCCGACGTCGTGGACCGGGCCCAGGCGGAAATCTACGAGGTGGTGGAGCGCCGGTCCTCCGACGACTTCGTGGCCTTGGAGCATCTGCTCCAGCCCACCATGGACGAGATCGACGCCATCGCCTCCAACGGCGGCCTCGCCCGCGGTGTGCCCACCGGGTTCACCGAGCTCGATGAGGTCACCAACGGCCTGCACGCCGGGCAGATGTGCATCGTGGCGGCCAGGCCTGGTGTGGGCAAGGCGCTGGCCCTCGATACACCGTTGCCGACGCCGACCGGCTGGACCACCATGGGTGAGGTCGCCGTGGGTGACGAGTTGGTGGGCCCGGACGGCCTTCCGACCCGGGTGGTGGCCGCGACCGAGGTCATGCTCGGTCGACCCTGCTATGAGGTCGAGTTCTCCGACGGCACCGTGATCGTCGCCGACGGTGAGCACCAGTGGCTGACCGATACCCGCGCCTCGCGCAAGTCGGCCCAGGCCGCCGCTGCGGGCTACAACCGCTCTCGCAACCAGCGCACCCTCGCCGCGGTACGCACCACCGAGGAGATCGCGCGGACGGTGCGCTGCGCCACCGCGGATCGGCGTCTCAACCACTCGGTGACCAATACCAAGGCGATTCGGCTGCCGGCACAGGACCTCCTGGTGCCGCCGTACACGCTGGGCGCGTGGTTGGGCGACGGCACCACTGCCGCTGCGCAACTCACCTGCGCCGATCCCGAAATCATCATGCAGATCGAGGCCGAGGGCATCGAGGTAAGCCGGTCTGCCCAGGCTGCGTTGCAGGCCCGCCTGCGCACGGTAGGGGTTCTCGGCAACAATCACATCCCGGTCGCCTACCTGCGGGGGTCTGAGGCGCAGCGGCGCCGGCTGCTGGCGGGTCTGCTCGATACCGACGGAACGGTCACGGCCGGTGGCAGCGTGCAGTTCTCGGTCACCGACCAGCGGTTGGCAATGGATGTACGGGAACTGGTGGTGAGCCTGGGATACCGGGTCCACGTCAGCACCAAGCGGGTCCACGGTCGACGTGAAACCTCGTCGACCGCCTACACGCTGACGTTTGCCACCGACGACACGGTGTTCGGCCTACCGCGAAAAGCTCTGCTGCACAAAGAACGACGTGCCTCCGCAAGCGAGGTGCGTTCCGGTAGCCGATTCATCTGCGACGTCCGGCGCATCGAGTCCGTCCCGGTGCGCTGTGTCGAGGTCAGCAACGAGTCGCACATGTACCTTGCGGGCGAGTCGATGGTGCCCACCCACAATTCGACTCTTGGGCTGGATTTCATGCGGTCCTGCTCCATCAAGCACCGGATGGCCAGCGTCATCTTCTCGCTGGAAATGAGCAAGTCCGAGATCGTCATGCGCCTGCTCTCGGCCGAGGCCAAGATCAAGCTGGGCGACATGCGCTCCGGGCGGATGACCGACGACGACTGGACCCGGCTGGCCCGGCGGATGAGCGAGATCAGCGAGGCGCCGCTCTACATCGACGACTCGCCGAACCTCACGATGATGGAGATCCGCGCGAAAGCCCGGCGCCTGCACCAGAAAGCGGACCTGCGGCTGATCGTCGTGGACTACCTGCAGCTGATGAGTTCGGGCAAGAAGATCGAGTCGCGGCAGCAGGAGGTCTCGGAGTTCTCCCGAAACCTGAAACTGATGGCCAAGGAGCTCGAAGTTCCGGTGATCGCGATCAGTCAGCTCAACCGTGGCCCCGAGCAGCGCACGGACAAGCGTCCCCAGGTCTCCGACCTCCGTGAGTCAGGATCGCTGGAGCAGGACGCCGACATGGTGATCCTGCTGCACCGGCCCGACGCCTTCGACCGAGACGACCCGCGCGGCGGTGAAGCCGACATCATTCTGGGTAAGCACCGTAACGGTCCGACGAAGACGATTACCGTTGCGCACCAACTGCATTTCTCGCGGTTCACCAATATGGCGCACGGGGGATAG
- the rplI gene encoding 50S ribosomal protein L9, with translation MKLILTAEVDHLGTAGDTVEVKDGYGRNYLLPRGLAIVATRGAQRQADDIRRARDTKAVRDLDHAKELKTAIEALGTVQLTVKTAGASGKLFGSVTQADIVSAIKKAGGPALEKRTVHLPKAHIKATGAHSVEVRLHSDVTATASLDVVAAS, from the coding sequence ATGAAACTCATTCTCACCGCAGAGGTGGACCACCTGGGTACCGCCGGCGACACCGTTGAGGTCAAGGACGGCTACGGCCGCAACTACCTGCTGCCGCGCGGGCTGGCCATCGTGGCCACCCGGGGCGCGCAGCGTCAGGCCGACGACATCCGTCGGGCCCGCGACACCAAGGCCGTCCGCGACCTGGACCACGCCAAGGAATTGAAGACCGCCATCGAGGCGCTGGGCACCGTCCAGCTCACCGTCAAGACCGCCGGTGCCTCGGGCAAGCTCTTCGGTTCGGTCACCCAGGCCGACATCGTGTCCGCCATCAAGAAGGCCGGTGGACCGGCCCTGGAGAAGCGGACCGTGCACCTGCCCAAGGCCCACATCAAGGCCACGGGTGCGCACAGCGTCGAGGTGCGGTTGCACAGCGACGTCACGGCCACCGCGTCGCTCGACGTGGTTGCCGCCAGCTGA
- the rpsR gene encoding 30S ribosomal protein S18: MAKSSNKRRPAPEKPVKTRKCVFCSKKGGANIDYKDTNLLRTYISERGKIRARRVTGNCVQHQRDVAVAVKNAREVALLPFGSATR, from the coding sequence ATGGCTAAGTCCAGCAACAAGAGGCGGCCGGCGCCTGAGAAGCCGGTCAAGACCCGCAAGTGCGTGTTCTGCTCCAAGAAGGGCGGGGCGAACATCGACTACAAGGACACCAACCTGCTGCGTACCTACATCAGCGAGCGCGGCAAGATCCGTGCCCGCCGGGTCACCGGCAACTGCGTCCAGCACCAGCGCGACGTCGCGGTGGCCGTCAAGAATGCCCGCGAGGTGGCGCTGCTGCCCTTCGGGTCGGCCACGCGCTAA
- a CDS encoding single-stranded DNA-binding protein → MAGDTTITVVGNLTADPELRFTPSGAAVANFTVASTPRIYDRQSGEWKDGEALFLRCNIWREAAENVAESLTRGSRVIVTGRLKQRSFETREGEKRTVVEVEVEEIGPSLRYATAKVNKASRSGGGGGGGFGGGGGGSSRPAASSAPAEDPWGSAPASGSFGGADDEPPF, encoded by the coding sequence GTGGCTGGTGACACCACGATCACAGTCGTCGGAAATCTGACCGCCGACCCGGAACTGCGCTTCACCCCGTCGGGTGCTGCCGTCGCCAATTTCACGGTGGCGTCGACTCCCCGCATCTACGACCGTCAGAGCGGTGAGTGGAAGGACGGAGAGGCACTGTTCCTGCGCTGCAACATCTGGCGGGAAGCCGCCGAGAATGTTGCCGAGAGCCTGACCCGGGGGTCGCGTGTCATCGTGACCGGCCGGCTCAAGCAGCGCTCGTTCGAAACCCGCGAGGGTGAGAAGCGCACCGTGGTCGAGGTCGAGGTCGAAGAGATCGGGCCCTCGCTGCGCTACGCCACGGCCAAGGTCAACAAGGCCAGCCGTTCCGGCGGTGGCGGCGGCGGTGGCTTCGGTGGTGGCGGCGGCGGGAGCTCCCGTCCGGCGGCCTCGTCCGCTCCGGCCGAGGACCCGTGGGGCAGCGCCCCCGCGTCGGGTTCCTTCGGTGGGGCCGACGACGAGCCTCCCTTCTGA
- the rpsF gene encoding 30S ribosomal protein S6, protein MRPYEIMVILDPTLDERTVAPSLETFLNVIRKDGGSVDKVDIWGRRRLAYEIAKHAEGIYAVVDVKAEPATVSELDRQLSLNESVLRTKVMRTDKH, encoded by the coding sequence ATGCGTCCATACGAAATCATGGTCATCCTCGACCCCACACTCGACGAGCGCACTGTTGCTCCGTCGCTGGAGACGTTCCTCAACGTCATCCGCAAAGACGGTGGATCGGTCGACAAGGTGGATATCTGGGGCCGGCGTCGCCTGGCCTACGAGATCGCCAAGCACGCCGAAGGCATCTACGCCGTCGTCGACGTGAAGGCAGAGCCCGCCACGGTGTCCGAGCTCGACCGTCAGCTCAGCCTGAACGAGTCGGTGCTCCGCACCAAGGTGATGCGCACAGATAAGCACTGA